The genomic DNA CCTGATCCCCGGCGAGACGGCGGAGGGGGCGCTGCTTTTCGTACCCTCCGAGGCGATCTATGCGGAGCTGCACGCCACCCAGGCGCCGCTGGTCGAGGAGGCGGCGCGGATGGGGGTCTATATCGTCTCGCCCTCCACCCTCTGGGCCGTGCTCGGCACGATGCGGGCGCTGATGCAGGACGTGCGCATCCGGGCCGAGGCCCGGCGCATCCAGGACGAGGTGAAGCGCATGGGCACCGAGGTCGGCCGCCTCGACACGCGGGTGGCCAAGCTCAAGAAGCATTTCTCCGACATGCAGGACGATGTGCGGATGATCGACATCACCACGGAGAAGATCGTTCGCGCCTCCGAGCGCATGGCGGCGGTGGAACTGGAGGAGGCGGCCGGCGCGCCGCCCGCCGTCTCGCTGGCAGAGGCCTCCCCGGCCTCCCTGCCGCGGGCCTGAGCGCGCCCCGTGCCGGCCTTGTCGGAGTAGGTTCATGCTCGATCCCTTGACCCTGGACCAGCTCCGCGTCCTGGTGGCGGTGGCGGATACGGGCAGTTTCTCGGCCGCCGCCCGCAAGCTGCAACGCGTGCAGTCGGCGATCAGCCAGTCCGTCCAGGCGCTGGAAGGCACGCTGCGCCTGACCCTCTTCGACCGGTCCGAGAAGAAGCCGCGCCCCACCGAGGCGGGGCGGGTGATGATCGCCGATGCGCGGCGGCTGCTCGACAACGCGGCGGCGTTGCGGGAGCGGGCGGCCAGCATCGCCACGGGGCTGGAGGCGGAACTGACCGTGGCGGTGGACCAGCTCCTGCCGCTGGATGCCATCATGTCCGCGCTGCGGGCGATGAGCCTGGAATTCCCGCAGCTTCAGGTCCGGCTGCTGACGGAGGGGGTTGGCGCGCCGGAACGCTATCTCCGGGAGGGGCGGGCACATCTGGCCGTCTATGCCACCGCCGTCACCGGGGCCACCGACCTGGAGCGCGAGTTCCTGACCGACGTGGCCATGGTGCCGGTGGTGAGCAGCATGCACCCCCTGGCCGCGATGGAGGGACCCCTGTCGCGTGACGTGCTGTCGGAGCATGTGCAGCTCGTGCTGACCGATGTCTCGGAACAGACCGGCTGGTCGGTCGGGGTGGTCAGCCATCACATCTGGCGCTTCGCCGACATGCACACCCGACTGGAATTCCTGCTGGGCGGCTTCGGCTGGTGCAACATGCCGCTGCATCTGGTGAAGCCGCATCTCAGCGGCGGCGCGCTCAGGCGCCTGCATCCCAAGGAGCGGGATGGGTTCAGCGTGGCCTTGTCCGTGGTGCACCGGCGCCAGAGCCCCCCGGGCCGGGCGGGACGCTGGCTGATCGAGCATCTGCGGGACCATCTCGGCAAGGGCGGCTGAAACCGGGCGCGGGAAGGGGGGCGGATCGCCGCCCGCACCATCCCGTGTCAGGATGGCCGCCATGGTCATCCTCGCCGACGTCGTGATCCCGCGCAGCCTGGACCTCCTGATCGCGCGCTGCCTCGGCGATGGGCCGGGACGGCAGGTGGAGGCCTGGCTTTTCGAGGACGAGGCCGCGCGGCGGGGCGCGGAGGAAAGACTGCGCGCGGCCGGCATCGAGGCCAGGCTGCGCAGCGCCTACAAGCCGCTGCTGCACTTCTTTCTGGAGGAGGCGGCGCTGGACGGGGTCACGGCGGTCCGCATCCGCTACCCCATCCATGCCGCGGCGAACCCGCTCCGCTTCCGGATGGAGGCCTATCCCCTGGCGGCACTCCTGGATGGGCGGCCGCTGTGCTTCGAGCCCGGCGGCGACGATCTGCATTACGAGATCGGCCTGTCGCGGGGAGCGGGGGGCGAGGAACTCCACCGGGTCTTCGCCCCGAACCGGGTCAGGCTGGATCTTCTGGGCCGGGAAGGCCTTTCGCCCTGCGGCTGGTGGCGCTGCCGGGGCGCCGGACCGGACGGGCGGCCGCCGGAGGACGAGGCCTTCGAGACGGAATACGAGGCGGCCTTCCGGCTTGCGATGGAAAGCCTGGACCGGCACGGCTGGGGCGAGTCGGGGCCGCGCTTCGGCGTGCTGGAGATGCGGGTGGAAACGGGCGGCATCGAGCGGCCCCTGCGCTATGGCGAGGAGTGCCTCAGCACGCGGGAGGGCCTGCACGAGGACCTCTATTTCTCGGCCCTGGAGTTCTGCGGGGCGCGCGCCGGACTGCCGCCCGGGGACCGGCGCCTGCAGCCCGGCCAGATCGTGCCGGATATCCGGCACGGGGAGGGGCCGACCCGCCTGCGGGTCGCCATCCTGCCGAGGGAAGCGGCAGGGGAGAGAGAATCGGGCCGCGTCGCTGCCGGAGGCGAGGATGAACTGGAGGCGGCGGTCCGGCCCCTGCCGCTGGAACGGATCGCGCTGGAACTGGACGCCCTGCCCGGGGAGCAGCTCGAGGCCCTGTCGGTGCAGGGCAGACCGGTGCGCGGGGCGCATGTGCCGGGCGAGGCCGGGATCGGCCTGGTCGTGACGGCGGGGCAACATGCCAACGAGACCTCCGGCGTTGTCGGGGCGCTACGGGCCGCGCGGGTCCTGGCCAGCGCCGGCAGGCTGGGTTTCGCCGTGATTCCGCTGGAGAATCCGGATGGCTATGCGCTGCATGGGCGGTTCCGGCGGGTGCATCCGCATCACATGCATCACGCGGCACGCTATACGGCGCTCGGAGACGATCTGGAGGCGAGGGACGGGCCGCCCTGGCACGAGAAGGCGGCCCGGCTGGAAGCCTTCCGCCGGACTGGTGCCAGGTTGCACGTGAATCTCCATGGCTATCCCGCCCATGAATGGACGCGGCCACTCTCCGGCTATCTGCCGCGAGGCTTCGAGGCCTGGAGCATTCCCCGGGGGTTCTTCCTCATCCTCCGTCATGGGCCGGGGCTGGAGGGGATGGCCGGGGCGTTGATGTGCCACGTGGCGGAGCGTGTCGCGGACGTCCCGGGGCTGGCGGCCTTCAACCGGCGGCAGGCAGCTCTCTTCGAGGCCCATCTGGGGGAGCCGCCGGAGCCGAGCCATGCCGGAATTCCCTACAGCATCGCGCCCAGGCTGAGGCCGGGACCGCCTATGTCGCTGGTCACGGAGTTCCCGGACGAGACGATCGAGGGCGGGGGGTTCCACCTGGCCCATGCGGTGCAGCGGGAGGTGGTGCTGGCCGCCGCGGAATGGCTGGAGCAGGAGTGGAGCACGGTTCCCGCCGTCTAGTCTGCGCCCTTCCGATGGGGCGCTGGCTGCTTTGTCATGCGGCTGATCGAAAACCATCACGAAGTTGTCGAAAAGGCTTTGACAGCGCTCTGATGCCCCCGTATAAGCCCGTTCACCGGCGGCGAGGTGCTCCTGAGTGAGGGGTTGCTGAGGCGTCCGGATCCTGCCGATGGGTTGGACGTTCACTGGATGGGAAGTTTCCTGGGAAGGAAGCGACCCTGAGGTGAATTTTTGTCTCCGGCACTGCTCCTTGACAGATGAATAGGGGTTTTACTGTTGATTGACCTGGCTGTTTTGCCTGGGTGATCTGGCGGATTGTGCTGGGTGACCTGGGTGGGACGTGGGGTGATCTGGAGGAGACTGGCGTGGGGTGAAGTTGTGCGTCGGGTGCGTGCTTGAACCATGGGGGATGCTGCGGGGGCCGAGAGGCTGTCTTGCGGGATGGACCTGGGGGGAAGGATGCGTGGCTGGCGTTCTGGCGGAGCTGCATGGGCTGGTTGGAGCCGGAGAGCCTGCTGGTGGACCTGGGAACGGGGCACGGCCGGGTGATGATGTGAGAGAGTAGCGGGGGCTGGAGGCGACTTCGGTTCCTTGCGAGAGATATTGGAGCGAGTGGTGCCTGAGTTCTGATGCGGAAGGCCTGGCGACCCTGAGAGGGGTGGCCGGGATGGAAGCGTTGGAGCGGATGAACTTGAGAGTTTGATCCTGGCTCAGAGCGAACGCTGGCGGCATGCTTAACACATGCAAGTCGCACGGGCAGCAATGTCAGTGGCGGACGGGTGAGTAACGCGTAGGAACGTGTCCAGAGGTGGGGGACAACCCCGGGAAACTGGGGCTAATACCGCATAGGGGCTGAGGCCCAAAGCCGAAAGGCGCCTTTGGAGCGGCCTGCGTCCGATTAGGTAGTTGGTGGGGTAAAGGCCTACCAAGCCTGCGATCGGTAGCTGGTCTGAGAGGACGACCAGCCACACTGGGACTGAGACACGGCCCAGACTCCTACGGGAGGCAGCAGTGGGGAATATTGGACAATGGGCGAAAGCCTGATCCAGCAATGCCGCGTGGGTGAAGAAGGTCTTCGGATCGTAAAGCCCTTTCGACGGGGACGATGATGACGGTACCCGTAGAAGAAGCCCCGGCTAACTTCGTGCCAGCAGCCGCGGTAATACGAAGGGGGCTAGCGTTGCTCGGAATTACTGGGCGTAAAGGGCGCGTAGGCGGCGGCCCAAGTCAGGCGTGAAATTCCTGGGCTCAACCTGGGGACTGCGCTTGATACTGGGTTGCTTGAGGATGGAAGAGGCTCGTGGAATTCCCAGTGTAGAGGTGAAATTCGTAGATATTGGGAAGAACACCGGTGGCGAAGGCGGCGAGCTGGTCCATTACTGACGCTGAGGCGCGACAGCGTGGGGAGCAAACAGGATTAGATACCCTGGTAGTCCACGCCGTAAACGATGTGCGCTGGATGTTGGGGCCCATAGGGTCTCAGTGTCGTAGCCAACGCGGTAAGCGCACCGCCTGGGGAGTACGGCCGCAAGGTTGAAACTCAAAGGAATTGACGGGGGCCCGCACAAGCGGTGGAGCATGTGGTTTAATTCGAAGCAACGCGCAGAACCTTACCAGCCCTTGACATGGTCACGACCGGTCCAGAGATGGGCTTTCCCCGCAAGGGGCGTGATGCACAGGTGCTGCATGGCTGTCGTCAGCTCGTGTCGTGAGATGTTGGGTTAAGTCCCGCAACGAGCGCAACCCTCGCCTCTAGTTGCCAGCATGTTCGGGTGGGCACTCTAGAGGAACTGCCGGTGACAAGCCGGAGGAAGGTGGGGATGACGTCAAGTCCTCATGGCCCTTATGGGCTGGGCTACACACGTGCTACAATGGCGGTGACAGAGGGAAGCCAGGTCGCGAGGCCGAGCCGATCCCGAAAAGCCGTCTCAGTTCGGATTGCACTCTGCAACTCGGGTGCATGAAGGTGGAATCGCTAGTAATCGCGGATCAGCACGCCGCGGTGAATACGTTCCCGGGCCTTGTACACACCGCCCGTCACACCATGGGAGTTGGTTCTACCTTAAGTCGTTGCGCTAACCAGCGATGGGGGCAGGCGACCACGGTAGGGTCAGCGACTGGGGTGAAGTCGTAACAAGGTAGCCGTAGGGGAACCTGCGGCTGGATCACCTCCTTTCAAGGACGATGCTCGTGGGATGCGCCTCAGCGATGAGGCCTGCTGCGAGTGGTCCTGACACTAGCGGCGCGCTCGCGCCGGATATTCTCTCTCACACACACCCGGCCGTCCGATCCCGCCACGAGCGGCACCGGTTGCGGCCAGCCCTGGCGAAGTCAGGGCGCCAGCCGCGCATCCTTCCAGGCCTGGGAGCCCTTGTGGCACCCCGGCCCGGGAAGGCCTGCGCTGGCGGCACGCCAGAGGGTTTGGCAAGGATTTGGCAAGGGTTTGGGCCAGTAGCTCAGTTGGTTAGAGCACACGCTTGATAAGCGTGGGGTCGGAGGTTCAAGTCCTCCCTGGCCCATGTCCGGCAAACGGACGGGCCTGGAGACGAGGCCGGCGACTGGCCGGAGCCCTGCATCACAGATCGCGGGGGCGTAGCTCAGCTGGGAGAGCGCCTGCTTTGCAAGCAGGGGGTCGTCGGTTCGAACCCGATCGCCTCCATACGGCAAGGCGGACGAGGCTCACCACGGCCGGGCAGGCCCGCCGCCAAGAGATCCGCCAGGCAAGGCGGCTGCCGGAGAAGATCCGGCGGTCCGCGCGCTTGGCGCGAACAGTGAAACCCCACACGGTTCAAACCGTGCCCGCGCGAAGCCGCGCCGCCTGGACAGGCGGGCGAGGCGAGAGCGGGACGGGGGAGCGGTGATCTTTCACAGGGTGAATAGGATCTGGCACGTCGAAGCGGCCAGGAAGTGCGAGGCAGGCATGCCCCTTTTGGGGTGATGTGTGCGCGGCACGGACTGGCACGGGACGGCGTGTCCGAGAGAGCAAGTTATCGAGTGAACGAGTGTGAGTGACTGAGCGAGTGCCTCGGTGAACTGCTCGCCGCTTGTCCGGTGCGCCTTGGTTCTGCGCGCGGGCGGTGGCGGGAGAGAGATAGAGTGAACAAAGGGCGTTCGGTGGATGCCTTGGCGCCAAGAGGCGATGAAGGACGTGGCACGCTGCGAAAAGCCGCGGGGAGATGCGAGCGATCGTTGATCCGCGGATGTCCGAATGGGGAAACCCCTCCCGAATGGGAGATCCTGCACTGAATTCATAGGTGCTGGAGGCAAACCCGGGGAACTGAAACATCTCAGTACCCGGAGGAAAAGACATCAACAGAGATTCCGCGAGTAGTGGCGAGCGAAAGCGGAGCAGGCCAGTGATTGTGCGAGAAGAAGCCGAACGGTCTCGAAAGGCCGGCCAGAGCGGGTGATAGCCCCGTAGGCGTAGTGTCTGGCATGATCCTCGAGTAGGGCGGGGCACGTGAAACCCTGTCTGAACGTGGGGGGACCACCCTCCAAGCCTAAATACTCCTTGGCGACCGATAGTGCACAAGTACCGTGAGGGAAAGGTGAAAAGCACCCCGACGAGGGGAGTGAAAGAGACCTGAAACCGAGCGCCTACAAGCAGTCGGAGCACTCTTGAAGTGTGACGGCGTACCTTTTGTATAATGGGTCCGCGAGTTTCTGTTGGCAGCAAGCTTAAGCCGAGAGGTGTAGGCGCAGCGAAAGCGAGTCTGATAAGGGCGCTTGAGTTGCCGGCAGAAGACCCGAAACCGAGTGATCTAGCCATGGCCAGGTTGAAGGTGGGGTAACACCCACTGGAGGACCGAACCCACGCCTGTTGAAAAAGTCGGGGATGAGCTGTGGCTAGGGGTGAAAGGCCAATCAAACTCGGAAATAGCTGGTTCTCCGCGAAATCTATTGAGGTAGATCGTCGTCCGATTACCTTCGGAGGTAGAGCACCGGAAGGGCTAGGGGGGCCCAAAGCCCTACCAAACCCTACCGAACTCCGAATGCCGAAGAGTACAGGACGGCAGACAGACAGTGGGTGCTAAGGTCCATTGTCGAGAGGGAAACAGCCCAGACCACCAGCTAAGGCCCCCAAATCGTGGCTAAGTGGGAAAGCATGTGAGACGGCCAAAACAACCAGGAGGTTGGCTTAGAAGCAGCCATCCTTTAAAGAAAGCGTAATAGCTCACTGGTCTAATCAGCTGTCTTGCGGCGAAAATGTAACGGGGCTCAAGCCACGTGCCGAAGCTGTGGATTGCACGCAAGTGCAGTGGTAGCGGAGCGTTCCGTAGGCCTGCGAAGGGAGACCCGTGAGGGCTCCTGGAGGTATCGGAAGTGCGAATGCGGACATGAGTAGCGATAAACAGGGTGAGAACCCCTGTCGCCGAAAGTCCAAGGGTTCCTGCGCAAGGTCAATCCGCGCAGGGTGAGCCGGCCCCTAAGGCGAGGGCGAAAGCCGTAGTCGATGGAAACCAGGTGAATATTCCTGGGCCTGACAGACGTGACGGCTGCCAACCGTTGTTCCTCCTTATCGGATTGGAGGGGCAGCCAAAGCAGCCCAGGAAATAGCGCTGTCGAGAAAGACCGTACCCGAAACCGACACAGGTGGACTGGTTGAGAATACCGAGGCGCTTGAGAGAACTATGCTGAAGGAACTAGGCAAATTACTCGCGTAACTTCGGGATAAGCGAGACCCCTTCTTGCGCAAGCAAGGTGGGGTGGCACAGACCAGGGGGTAGCGACTGTTTAGTAAAAACACAGGGCTCTGCGAAATCGAGAGATGACGTATAGGGTCTGACACCTGCCCGGTGCCGGAAGGTCAAGGGGAGATGTGCAAGCATCGAACCGAAGCCCCGGTAAACGGCGGCCGTAACTATAACGGTCCTAAGGTAGCGAAATTCCTTGTCGGGTAAGTTCCGACCTGCACGAATGGTGTAACGACTTCCCCACTGTCTCCAGCATAGACTCAGCGAAATTGAATTCCCCGTGAAGATGCGGGGTACCCGTGGTCAGACGGAAAGACCCTATGAACCTTTACTGCAGCTTCGCAGTGGTGCCAGGAAGGAACTGTGTAGGATAGGTGGGAGCCATCGAAACCCGGGCGCTAGCTCAGGTGGAGGCAACCTTGAAATACCACCCTGTTTCTTTCTGGCATCTCACTGAGCCCGGTTAGCCCGGGCCAGGACCCTGCGTGGTGGGCAGTTTGACTGGGGCGGTCGCCTCCCAAAGTGTAACGGAGGCGCGCGATGGTGGGCTCAGGCCGGTCGGACATCGGCTGTTGAGTGCAAAGGCATAAGCCCGCCTGACTGCGAGCGCGACAGCGCGAGCAGAGACGAAAGTCGGCCTTAGTGATCCGGTGGTCCCGCGTGGAAGGGCCATCGCTCAACGGATAAAAGGTACTCTAGGGATAACAGGCTGATCTCCCCCAAGAGTCCACATCGACGGGGAGGTTTGGCACCTCGATGTCGGCTCATCGCATCCCGGGGCTGGAGCAGGTCCCAAGGGTTCGGCTGTTCGCCGATTAAAGCGGTACGTGAGCTGGGTTTAGAACGTCGTGAGACAGTTCGGTCCCTATCTGCCATGGGTGTTGGAGACTTGCGAGGATCTGTCCCTAGTACGAGAGGACCGGGATGGACGTACCTCTGGTGCACCGGTTGTTCCGCCAGGAGCATCGCCGGGTAGCTAAGTACGGAACGGATAACCGCTGAAGGCATCTAAGCGGGAAACCAGCCTCAAAACCAGGTCTCCCCAAGGGCCGTGGAAGACCACCACGTCGATAGGTCGCAGGTGGAAGTCCGGTAACGGATGCAGCCGAGCGATCCTAATCGCCCGATCGAACTCCATCACTCCCCCGCCGCCGCAGTCCCCCTCAACAAGGGACACCGCGCGCAGCACCAAAGCGCACCCGCTCAGTCAGCAACACACACTCACAACACCCGATACCCCGCTCCCTCCAGCCCCAAAGCCCCATAAAGCCACAAGGCCCAGATCCTCCATCACCCAGCGCATC from Roseomonas gilardii includes the following:
- a CDS encoding LysR family transcriptional regulator, whose protein sequence is MLDPLTLDQLRVLVAVADTGSFSAAARKLQRVQSAISQSVQALEGTLRLTLFDRSEKKPRPTEAGRVMIADARRLLDNAAALRERAASIATGLEAELTVAVDQLLPLDAIMSALRAMSLEFPQLQVRLLTEGVGAPERYLREGRAHLAVYATAVTGATDLEREFLTDVAMVPVVSSMHPLAAMEGPLSRDVLSEHVQLVLTDVSEQTGWSVGVVSHHIWRFADMHTRLEFLLGGFGWCNMPLHLVKPHLSGGALRRLHPKERDGFSVALSVVHRRQSPPGRAGRWLIEHLRDHLGKGG